In Oncorhynchus mykiss isolate Arlee chromosome 1, USDA_OmykA_1.1, whole genome shotgun sequence, the following proteins share a genomic window:
- the LOC110521997 gene encoding 26S proteasome non-ATPase regulatory subunit 7: MPDLAVENVVVHPLVLLSVVDHFNRIGKVGNQKRVVGVLLGSWHKKVLDVSNSFAVPFDEDDKDDSVWFLDHDYLENMYSMFKKVNARERIVGWYHTGPKLHKNDIAINELIKQYCTNSVLVIIDVKPKDLGLPTEAYFSVEEIHDDGTPTSKTFEHVTSEIGAEEAEEVGVEHLLRDIKDTTVGTLSQRITNQVHGLKGLNSKLLDIRSYLERVAADKLPINHQIVYHLQDVFNLLPDVNLLEFTKAFYLKTNDQMLVVYLASLIRSVVALHNLINNKISNRDAERKEGQEKEEGKKEKKEDKEKKDEKEKEKGDSSSKKDEKKKK; this comes from the exons ATGCCGGACTTAGCGGTAGAAAATGTGGTTGTCCATCCACTGGTGTTGCTCAGCGTGGTGGATCATTTTAATAG AATAGGGAAAGTAGGCAACCAGAAGCGAGTAGTGGGTGTTCTCCTCGGCTCTTGGCATAAGAAAGTCCTTGATGTGTCCAACAGCTTTGCAG TGCCATTTGATGAGGATGACAAGGATGATTCAGTGTGGTTCCTGGATCATGATTACTTGGAGAATATGTACAGCATGTTCAAGAAAGTCAATG CCAGAGAGAGGATAGTGGGTTGGTATCACACAGGTCCTAAACTACATAAGAATGACATTGCCATCAATGAACTCATCAAGCAATACTGCACCAATTCC GTATTAGTGATAATTGATGTAAAGCCTAAGGACCTGGGCCTGCCAACAGAAGCCTACTTTTCTGTGGAGGAAATACATGAT GACGGCACTCCGACCTCCAAGACGTTTGAACATGTGACCAGTGAGATCGGAgcagaggaagcagaggaggtGGGCGTGGAGCACTTGCTCAG AGACATCAAGGACACAACAGTGGGTACTCTGTCTCAGCGGATCACCAACCAGGTACATGGCCTGAAGGGACTCAACTCCAAGCTGCTGGACATCAGGTCTTACCTGGAGAGAGTGGCTGCAGACAAGCTTCCCATCAACCACCAAATCGTTTACCATTTACAGGACGTCTTCAACCTGCTTCCCGATGTCAACCTACTG GAGTTCACTAAGGCCTTCTACCTAAAGACCAATGACCAGATGCTGGTGGTTTACCTGGCTTCCCTTATCCGCTCAGTGGTGGCTCTCCACAACCTCATCAACAACAAGATCTCCAACCGTGATGCAGAGCGGAAGGAGggacaggagaaagaagagggcaagaaggagaagaaagaggacaaggagaagaaggacgagaaagagaaggagaagggtgaCTCCTCATCCAAGAAagatgagaagaagaaaaaataa
- the LOC110522032 gene encoding dynein light chain roadblock-type 2: MAEVEETLKRIQTHKGVIGTIVVNAEGIPIRTTLDNSTTVQYAGLLHQLTMKARSTVRDIDPQNDLTFLRIRSKKHEIMVAPDKEYLLIVIQNPSE; this comes from the exons ATG GCAGAAGTCGAAGAGACACTAAAGAGAATTCAAACTCACAAAGGTGTAATTGGAACAATAGTTGTTAATGCCGAGG GTATCCCAATCAGAACTACCTTAGACAACTCCACCACGGTGCAGTATGCTGGCCTGCTGCACCAGCTCACTATGAAAGCCAGAAGCACAGTCCGAGACATCGACCCTCAGAACGACCTGACCTTCCTCCGCATCCGCTCCAAGAAGCATGAGATCATGGTGGCACCTG ACAAGGAGTATCTATTGATAGTCATCCAGAACCCCAGTGAATAG